A region from the Brassica napus cultivar Da-Ae chromosome C8, Da-Ae, whole genome shotgun sequence genome encodes:
- the LOC106389524 gene encoding ylmG homolog protein 1-2, chloroplastic-like: MVLSSTTSILSLRSSIHINPSFFPIHQRHNPSLRLYLPHKPTFNLSHKNPNSMVSAVTTSYPTLSTAPSPPFPFSDSTKSIKTLAILAGIVTKSLIHKLSAAVVTLSPQFQASLRISGPLFFASIRDRPAGYLNTPLTVVAAGLSKWLDIYSGVLMVRVLLSWFPNIPWDRQPLSAIRDLCDPYLNLFRNIIPPVFDTLDVSPLLAFAVLGTLGSILNNSR, encoded by the coding sequence ATGGTGTTGTCTTCCACCACCAGCATCCTCTCTCTTCGCTCTTCAATCCACATCAACCCTAGTTTCTTTCCAATCCACCAACGCCATAATCCCTCTCTCCGCCTCTATCTTCCCCATAAACCCACCTTCAATCTCTCccacaaaaaccctaattccatgGTCTCCGCCGTCACAACCTCATATCCAACACTCTCCACTGCACCATCTCCTCCGTTCCCCTTCTCCGACTCAaccaaatcaatcaaaaccctCGCGATTCTAGCCGGAATCGTAACCAAATCCCTGATTCACAAACTCTCCGCCGCGGTTGTAACCTTATCCCCACAGTTCCAAGCATCCCTCCGAATCTCCGGTCCGTTGTTCTTCGCGTCGATTCGCGACCGTCCCGCTGGTTATCTCAACACGCCGTTGACAGTTGTTGCCGCGGGTTTATCCAAGTGGCTTGATATTTACAGTGGTGTGTTGATGGTTAGAGTTTTGCTCAGTTGGTTCCCCAACATTCCTTGGGATCGTCAGCCTCTTTCCGCCATTAGAGATCTTTGCGATCCTTATCTCAATCTCTTCAGGAACATAATCCCTCCTGTGTTTGATACGCTTGATGTTAGCCCTTTGCTTGCTTTTGCTGTTTTGGGTACTTTGGGTTCCATTCTCAACAATAGCAGATGA